One Phaseolus vulgaris cultivar G19833 chromosome 4, P. vulgaris v2.0, whole genome shotgun sequence DNA window includes the following coding sequences:
- the LOC137836391 gene encoding stress-induced protein KIN2-like: MDSQNMSYNAGQAKGQAQEKASNVMDKASNAAQSAQDSMQQAGQQMQQKAQGAVDSVKSATGMNR, from the exons ATGGACTCCCAAAACATGAGCTACAATGCTGGACAAGCTAAGGGTCAAGCTCAG GAAAAGGCTAGCAATGTGATGGACAAGGCTAGTAATGCTGCTCAATCTGCTCAAGACTCCATGCAACAG GCTGGGCAACAAATGCAACAAAAAGCACAAGGAGCTGTTGATTCTGTGAAGAGTGCAACTGGAATGAACCGCTAA
- the LOC137836392 gene encoding stress-induced protein KIN2-like, whose translation MDSQNMSYNAGQAKGQAQEKASNILDKASNVAQSAQDSMQQGGQQMQQKAQGAVDSVKSATGMNN comes from the exons ATGGATTCCCAAAACATGAGCTACAATGCTGGACAAGCCAAGGGCCAAGCTCAG GAAAAGGCTAGCAACATATTGGACAAGGCTAGCAATGTTGCTCAATCCGCTCAAGACTCCATGCAACAA GGTGGGCAGCAAATGCAACAAAAAGCACAAGGAGCTGTTGATTCTGTGAAGAGTGCAACAGGGATGAACAACTAA